A portion of the Alloyangia pacifica genome contains these proteins:
- a CDS encoding TRAP transporter permease, with protein MTVPSDAPPFPTRLRQTAIAVLAVLLGAFVFYTSFNGPFESLVQRALFVMTISALAVLMHPLFEGSRWRPLGMFIDAAIVAVVTVSGCYIIGNYQDIMTDLPWATGWDKLMGFGTLLCVLELARRTSNWVFPLIVLISVGYAFFGYLIPGQFGHRGFDTGYLTEIIFLSDRGLWGMLVNVASTTLAAFVLFGAILLHTGAGETFFDLSARLGGSRPGGAAKIATFASGFFGAINGSTVANVATTGNFTIPLMKRLKYPPAYAGAVEAIASTGGQLAPPIMGTAAFVMAELVGLNYWSIALAGVVPALLFYLGIYSTVHVIALRQGFRPVTDDTLPDWRGAMSFARLAPIVAGLLGLSFGVINGNSVELTACYGMIAMLIAVLVARISKGEDPRAVLGIILRALEAGGKGVVIVGILLVGAQVFVAMINLTGFGVAVTAAVLSVGQGQLWLIAGLMAVVCLIAGMGLPTSAAYVMVAAVFAPALIQQGIDPLVVHMFVLYYAALSVITPPVCLGVFVAATIAQAPWMKVAGQTLRLGATAYALPMLFIAYPGMLGGGGAERIARAVISGAVFVLSTAHLLGGARLPWGAVSRLLWVLPAILALMSPWWATLGGALLFGALVLSSRKINLSHETGETQPA; from the coding sequence ATGACCGTTCCCTCCGACGCTCCCCCGTTCCCGACCAGGCTACGACAGACGGCGATCGCCGTGCTTGCCGTTCTTCTCGGTGCGTTCGTCTTCTACACATCGTTCAACGGACCGTTTGAGTCTCTGGTCCAGAGGGCGCTTTTCGTCATGACGATCAGTGCGCTGGCCGTGCTGATGCATCCGCTCTTTGAGGGCAGCCGCTGGCGCCCGCTCGGAATGTTCATCGACGCCGCGATCGTCGCCGTGGTGACCGTCTCGGGGTGCTACATCATCGGCAACTACCAGGACATCATGACCGATCTTCCCTGGGCCACCGGCTGGGACAAGCTGATGGGGTTCGGCACCTTGCTCTGTGTCCTGGAACTGGCGCGGCGCACTTCAAACTGGGTGTTTCCGCTGATCGTGCTCATCTCGGTCGGGTATGCGTTCTTCGGTTATCTCATCCCCGGGCAGTTCGGGCACCGCGGTTTCGATACCGGCTATCTGACCGAGATCATCTTCCTGTCGGACCGCGGCCTGTGGGGCATGCTGGTCAACGTGGCGTCGACGACCCTGGCAGCCTTCGTGCTATTCGGGGCGATCCTGCTTCACACTGGCGCGGGCGAAACCTTCTTCGACCTCTCCGCACGCCTCGGCGGCTCGCGGCCGGGCGGTGCGGCGAAAATCGCGACCTTTGCTTCGGGCTTCTTCGGCGCGATCAATGGATCGACCGTGGCCAATGTCGCGACCACCGGCAACTTCACCATCCCCCTGATGAAGCGCCTGAAATACCCGCCTGCCTATGCGGGTGCGGTCGAGGCGATCGCATCCACGGGCGGCCAGCTTGCGCCGCCGATCATGGGCACCGCCGCCTTCGTCATGGCCGAGCTCGTCGGGCTGAACTACTGGTCGATCGCCCTTGCGGGCGTGGTGCCGGCGCTGCTCTTCTACCTCGGCATCTACAGCACCGTGCACGTCATCGCGCTGCGCCAGGGGTTCCGGCCGGTCACCGACGATACGCTTCCGGACTGGCGCGGTGCCATGAGCTTCGCGCGGCTGGCGCCGATCGTCGCCGGGCTGCTCGGCCTGTCCTTCGGGGTGATCAACGGAAACTCGGTCGAGCTGACCGCCTGTTACGGGATGATTGCCATGCTGATCGCAGTGCTCGTGGCACGCATCAGCAAGGGCGAGGATCCGCGTGCCGTGCTCGGCATCATCCTTCGCGCCCTGGAAGCTGGCGGCAAGGGCGTGGTCATCGTGGGCATCCTTCTGGTCGGCGCGCAGGTCTTTGTGGCGATGATCAACCTCACCGGATTCGGCGTCGCGGTGACAGCGGCGGTGCTGAGCGTCGGGCAGGGGCAGCTCTGGCTGATTGCCGGCCTGATGGCGGTGGTCTGCTTGATCGCGGGCATGGGGCTTCCGACCTCCGCCGCCTACGTGATGGTCGCCGCGGTGTTTGCGCCGGCGCTGATCCAGCAGGGGATCGACCCGCTGGTCGTGCACATGTTCGTCCTCTACTACGCGGCGCTGTCGGTGATCACCCCGCCGGTCTGCCTTGGCGTCTTCGTCGCCGCCACAATCGCGCAGGCGCCCTGGATGAAGGTCGCCGGCCAGACGCTGCGGCTCGGCGCCACCGCCTATGCCTTGCCGATGCTGTTCATCGCCTATCCCGGCATGCTGGGCGGCGGCGGGGCCGAACGCATTGCCCGCGCCGTGATCTCGGGTGCCGTCTTCGTCCTGTCGACGGCGCATCTTCTGGGCGGGGCCCGGCTTCCCTGGGGTGCAGTGTCACGTCTGCTCTGGGTGCTGCCGGCGATCCTCGCGCTGATGTCGCCCTGGTGGGCCACGCTGGGTGGCGCACTGCTCTTTGGCGCGCTGGTCCTGAGCTCGCGCAAGATCAATCTGTCGCATGAGACCGGCGAAACGCAGCCCGCGTGA
- a CDS encoding HpcH/HpaI aldolase family protein, whose translation MTTNADFRARLTGREPLVGAFIKTPHPIIIEVMARAGFDFLVVDAEHAPFDRGSTDTMVMAGRALGCPIVVRVPVATPDWVLSVLDAGAAGVMVPHVETVQQAGALAKSVAYGPGGRGFAGTTRAAEYAGRPLAEHLGKARNELALICQIEDPDGVVNHAGIAAVEGVDALFIGRADLAVSHGLDNFFAPEVAEMTRRILAVEGAATGLYCAPSEDLEDHRNAGGSFFVVGSEHTLIQGGGAALTKAFRQSIEP comes from the coding sequence ATGACGACCAATGCAGACTTCAGGGCACGCCTCACCGGGCGCGAGCCGCTTGTGGGTGCTTTCATCAAGACGCCGCATCCGATCATCATCGAGGTCATGGCGCGTGCGGGCTTCGACTTCCTCGTGGTCGACGCCGAACATGCGCCCTTTGATCGGGGCAGCACCGACACGATGGTGATGGCCGGCCGGGCTCTCGGATGTCCGATCGTCGTGCGCGTGCCAGTGGCGACACCCGATTGGGTGCTCAGCGTGCTCGACGCCGGGGCGGCGGGTGTGATGGTGCCGCATGTGGAAACCGTCCAGCAGGCGGGGGCGCTGGCGAAGTCGGTGGCCTACGGTCCGGGTGGGCGCGGTTTTGCCGGCACCACCCGCGCCGCGGAATATGCCGGGCGGCCGTTGGCCGAGCATCTCGGCAAGGCCCGGAACGAACTCGCCCTGATCTGCCAGATCGAGGATCCGGACGGCGTGGTCAATCACGCCGGCATTGCCGCGGTCGAGGGGGTCGATGCCCTGTTCATCGGTCGTGCGGACCTGGCGGTTTCGCACGGGCTTGACAATTTCTTTGCCCCGGAGGTCGCCGAGATGACCCGAAGGATCCTCGCGGTCGAGGGTGCCGCCACGGGGCTCTACTGCGCCCCCAGCGAAGATCTGGAGGACCACCGAAACGCAGGCGGCTCGTTCTTTGTCGTGGGCTCCGAGCACACCCTCATCCAGGGCGGCGGCGCCGCGCTGACCAAGGCGTTCCGTCAGAGCATCGAGCCCTGA
- the hisD gene encoding histidinol dehydrogenase, with the protein MTIEYLKRGKSDDDRRQDDAKTRAIVEATLAEIEARGDAAVRALSEKFDSYSPESFRLSQAQIDALIATLSEQEIADIRFAQAQVVTFAEAQRASMTDIEVETLPGVILGHKNIPVQSVGCYVPGGKFPMVASAHMSVATAKVAGVPRIVACTPPFGGKPNAAVIAAMHFGGAHEIWVLGGIQAIGAMAIGTESMQPVHMLVGPGNAFVAEAKRQLFGRVGIDLFAGPTETMVIADETVDAEMCATDLLGQAEHGYNSPAVLLTNSRALAEATLAEIERLLDILPTAETARASWQDYGEVIVCDSYDEMLEVADEIASEHVQVMTDRDDWFLEKMTCYGALFLGPRTNVANGDKVIGTNHTLPTKKAGRYTGGLWVGKFLKTHSYQKITSDQSAATIGEYGSRLCLLEGFVGHAEQCNLRVRRYGGIDVPFGGAAPYREAAE; encoded by the coding sequence ATGACCATCGAATATCTCAAGCGCGGAAAATCCGATGATGACCGCCGGCAGGACGACGCCAAGACCCGGGCGATCGTCGAAGCCACGCTGGCCGAGATCGAGGCGCGTGGCGACGCGGCGGTGCGGGCGCTTTCGGAGAAGTTCGACAGCTACAGCCCCGAGAGCTTCCGGCTCTCGCAAGCGCAGATCGACGCCCTGATCGCGACGCTGTCAGAACAGGAGATTGCCGACATCCGCTTTGCGCAGGCGCAGGTGGTGACATTCGCGGAGGCGCAGCGCGCCTCGATGACCGACATCGAGGTCGAAACGTTGCCCGGGGTCATTCTTGGACACAAGAACATCCCGGTGCAGTCGGTCGGCTGCTACGTGCCCGGCGGCAAGTTCCCCATGGTCGCCTCGGCGCATATGTCCGTCGCCACGGCAAAGGTCGCCGGCGTGCCGCGCATCGTCGCCTGCACGCCGCCTTTCGGCGGCAAGCCCAATGCCGCGGTGATCGCCGCCATGCATTTCGGTGGCGCCCACGAGATCTGGGTGCTGGGCGGCATTCAGGCGATCGGCGCCATGGCCATCGGTACCGAGAGCATGCAGCCCGTGCACATGCTCGTCGGGCCGGGTAACGCCTTTGTCGCCGAAGCAAAGCGCCAGCTTTTCGGCCGTGTGGGGATCGACCTCTTCGCAGGTCCGACCGAGACCATGGTGATCGCCGACGAGACCGTGGACGCCGAGATGTGCGCCACCGACCTGCTTGGACAGGCCGAGCACGGCTACAACTCGCCGGCGGTGCTGCTGACCAACTCGCGGGCGTTGGCCGAGGCGACGCTGGCCGAGATCGAGCGCCTGCTGGACATCCTGCCCACCGCCGAGACGGCCCGCGCCAGCTGGCAGGACTACGGCGAGGTGATCGTCTGCGACAGCTATGACGAGATGCTGGAGGTGGCGGACGAGATTGCCTCGGAGCACGTGCAGGTGATGACAGACCGCGACGACTGGTTCCTCGAGAAGATGACCTGTTACGGCGCGCTTTTCCTTGGCCCGCGTACCAATGTTGCCAACGGCGACAAGGTGATCGGCACCAACCACACGCTGCCCACCAAGAAGGCCGGACGCTACACTGGCGGGCTCTGGGTCGGCAAGTTCCTCAAGACCCACAGCTATCAGAAGATCACCAGTGACCAGTCCGCCGCAACCATCGGCGAGTATGGATCGCGCCTTTGCCTGCTCGAGGGTTTCGTGGGTCATGCCGAGCAGTGCAACCTGCGCGTTCGCCGCTACGGGGGCATCGACGTACCGTTCGGCGGAGCCGCACCCTATCGCGAGGCGGCCGAGTGA
- the nadA gene encoding quinolinate synthase NadA, giving the protein MLDQTTIAETLGQHYDLAPSLEAAERLSGLYATMSRVVSPADWAIHAPYVEAINRLKKERNAVILAHNYMTPQIYHGIADVVGDSLQLAIEATRVEADVIVQCGVHFMAETSKVLSPEKTVLIPDMDAGCSLAESITPEGIAEMRRRYPGAPVVTYVNTSAAVKAASDICCTSSNAAQFVAALDAETVIMTPDKYLAQNVAKQVPQKTIVWYDGSCIVHERFTAAELRDFRSWQPDTRIIAHPECPPDVVAEADFSGSTAGIIDYVNREQPHKAMLVTECSMASNISDALPGIEFVGPCNMCPYMKLITLEKVLWSLHSMEGGVEVDASVATGARLAVQRMIDLSQRKAA; this is encoded by the coding sequence ATGCTCGACCAGACGACCATCGCCGAGACGCTCGGCCAGCACTACGACCTTGCCCCCTCGCTGGAGGCGGCGGAGCGGCTGAGCGGGCTCTACGCCACCATGAGCCGCGTGGTCAGCCCCGCCGACTGGGCGATCCACGCCCCCTATGTCGAGGCGATCAACCGGCTCAAGAAAGAGCGCAACGCGGTCATCCTCGCGCACAACTACATGACCCCGCAGATCTACCACGGCATCGCCGACGTGGTCGGCGACAGCCTGCAGCTCGCCATCGAGGCGACACGGGTCGAAGCGGACGTGATCGTGCAATGCGGTGTGCATTTCATGGCCGAGACCTCGAAGGTGCTCAGCCCCGAGAAGACAGTGCTGATCCCCGATATGGACGCGGGCTGTTCGCTGGCGGAAAGCATCACCCCTGAAGGCATCGCCGAGATGCGCCGCCGCTACCCGGGCGCGCCGGTGGTCACCTACGTGAACACCTCGGCCGCGGTGAAGGCGGCGTCCGACATATGCTGCACCTCGTCGAACGCCGCGCAGTTCGTCGCCGCGCTGGACGCCGAGACGGTCATCATGACGCCCGACAAGTACCTCGCGCAGAACGTCGCCAAGCAGGTGCCGCAGAAGACCATCGTCTGGTACGACGGCTCGTGCATCGTGCACGAACGCTTCACCGCCGCCGAGTTGCGCGACTTCCGCAGCTGGCAGCCCGACACCCGCATCATCGCCCATCCCGAATGCCCGCCCGACGTGGTGGCCGAAGCGGATTTCTCGGGCTCGACCGCCGGGATCATCGACTACGTCAATCGCGAGCAGCCGCACAAGGCGATGCTGGTCACCGAATGCTCGATGGCCTCGAACATCTCGGACGCGCTGCCGGGGATCGAGTTCGTCGGCCCCTGCAACATGTGCCCCTACATGAAGTTGATCACGCTCGAGAAGGTGCTCTGGTCACTGCACAGCATGGAAGGCGGGGTCGAGGTCGATGCTTCGGTCGCGACAGGCGCGCGCCTCGCCGTGCAGCGGATGATCGACCTGTCGCAGCGCAAGGCGGCCTGA
- a CDS encoding 3-hydroxyacyl-CoA dehydrogenase NAD-binding domain-containing protein has product MTLLTVRRDGEIAVVTLDNPPVNAISEAVRKGLYEMVGHLDADPEVKAVVLICAGRTFLAGADVSEFGKPPVEPHLPDVVDRIEAAEKPWVAAIHGAALGGGFEIAMGCRFRVAVESAKVGLPEVTLGVIPGASGTVRTPRLAGVEAAVDLVTGGRPMSAGRALKTGLIDAVVSDLESDAVAFARKALGADLPVPASKRPLDQMPEEFWQAALKSASKAGHQAPLRALDSLRFATENGFAEAMAHERETFLDLRGSEEAAALRHVFFAERAAPKPAALKGVEPRPFRTVGVIGGGTMGAGIAGACREAGMEIILIERDAEAVARGLDNMGKIFDGAVKRGKLTQEGRAERMAGVRGSTDYAELAQVDLVIEAVFEEIGVKRAVFAALGRVCRSDAVLATNTSYLDPRAIAEGLPNPERFIGLHFFSPAHIMKLLEIVPTPDTAPDVLATGFALGRALNKVPVRAGICEGFIGNRILKRYRAEAEALVIQGVPIAEIDAAMRDYGFRMGPFEAQDLGGLDIAFLQREGARAAGQEVPETLGDTLVRAGRKGQKTAGGWYDYAEGDRTPQPSAAVTELLAGWTAGSLDLPRTEIAERLVGAMAAEGQAILDEGIAQTPQDIDLVEVHGYGFPRWKGGPMFATGAS; this is encoded by the coding sequence ATGACACTCCTGACTGTCCGCCGCGACGGCGAGATCGCCGTCGTCACCCTCGACAACCCGCCGGTGAACGCGATCTCCGAGGCCGTGCGCAAGGGGCTCTACGAGATGGTGGGCCACCTCGACGCCGACCCCGAGGTGAAGGCCGTTGTGCTGATCTGCGCCGGGCGGACCTTCCTCGCCGGGGCGGACGTGAGCGAGTTCGGCAAGCCGCCGGTCGAGCCGCATCTGCCCGACGTGGTGGACAGGATCGAGGCGGCGGAAAAGCCCTGGGTCGCGGCGATCCACGGCGCGGCGCTCGGCGGCGGGTTCGAGATCGCCATGGGCTGCCGCTTTCGCGTCGCCGTCGAAAGCGCCAAGGTGGGGCTGCCCGAAGTCACGCTCGGCGTCATACCCGGCGCTTCGGGCACGGTGCGTACACCTCGCCTGGCCGGCGTCGAGGCGGCAGTGGATCTAGTGACGGGCGGGCGTCCGATGTCCGCCGGCAGGGCGCTGAAGACGGGGCTCATCGACGCGGTGGTGAGCGATCTGGAAAGCGACGCGGTGGCCTTCGCCCGCAAGGCGTTGGGGGCGGACCTGCCGGTGCCGGCGTCAAAACGCCCGCTGGACCAAATGCCGGAAGAATTCTGGCAGGCGGCCCTCAAGTCCGCCTCCAAGGCCGGGCATCAAGCGCCGCTGCGCGCGCTGGACAGCCTACGCTTCGCCACCGAGAACGGCTTCGCCGAGGCTATGGCGCATGAGCGCGAGACCTTCCTCGACCTGCGAGGCTCGGAAGAGGCGGCGGCGCTGCGGCATGTCTTCTTCGCCGAGCGCGCCGCGCCGAAACCCGCCGCGCTCAAGGGCGTCGAGCCGCGCCCGTTCAGGACGGTCGGCGTCATCGGCGGCGGCACCATGGGCGCTGGCATCGCCGGGGCGTGCCGCGAGGCGGGGATGGAGATCATCCTCATTGAGCGCGATGCCGAGGCAGTGGCGCGGGGTCTCGACAACATGGGCAAGATCTTCGACGGCGCGGTCAAGCGCGGCAAGCTCACCCAAGAGGGCCGGGCCGAGCGGATGGCTGGCGTGCGCGGCAGCACCGACTATGCCGAATTGGCGCAGGTCGATCTGGTGATCGAAGCGGTGTTCGAGGAGATCGGCGTGAAGCGCGCCGTATTCGCCGCACTCGGCCGCGTCTGCCGGAGCGATGCGGTGCTGGCGACCAACACCTCGTACCTCGATCCGCGTGCCATCGCCGAGGGGCTGCCGAACCCCGAGCGCTTCATCGGGCTGCATTTTTTCAGCCCGGCCCACATCATGAAGCTGCTCGAGATCGTGCCGACGCCGGACACCGCGCCCGACGTGCTGGCCACCGGCTTCGCGCTCGGGCGAGCGCTGAACAAGGTGCCGGTGCGGGCGGGCATCTGCGAGGGCTTCATCGGCAATCGTATTCTCAAGCGCTACCGTGCCGAGGCCGAGGCGCTGGTCATTCAGGGCGTGCCGATCGCCGAGATCGACGCGGCGATGCGGGACTACGGCTTCCGGATGGGGCCTTTCGAGGCGCAGGATCTTGGCGGGCTCGACATTGCCTTCTTGCAGCGCGAGGGCGCGCGGGCGGCGGGGCAGGAGGTGCCCGAGACGCTGGGCGACACCCTCGTGCGGGCCGGGCGCAAGGGCCAGAAGACGGCAGGCGGCTGGTACGACTACGCCGAGGGTGACCGGACACCGCAGCCCTCCGCCGCGGTGACGGAGCTGCTCGCCGGGTGGACCGCTGGATCGCTCGATCTCCCGCGTACCGAGATCGCCGAGCGGCTCGTCGGCGCAATGGCGGCGGAAGGCCAGGCGATCCTAGATGAAGGCATCGCGCAGACCCCGCAGGACATCGACCTGGTCGAGGTGCACGGCTACGGCTTTCCGCGCTGGAAGGGCGGGCCGATGTTCGCGACAGGTGCATCTTAG
- a CDS encoding ABC transporter ATP-binding protein, with amino-acid sequence MLTVEGLRSRYGRIEVLHGLDLEVSSGEIVTVVGANGAGKTTLLKCLSGTQPVSDGSIVFRGESFASVPAHKRLKRGLAQSPEGRQIFTNLTVEENLRLGAFLFTDERVDRDMADAFAMFPILKEKRNLAAGGLSGGQQQMLAIARALMGRPHCLLLDEPSMGLAPLLVAQIFEVVKSLKERDVTVLLVEQNAYGALKIADRGYVMETGRITMTGAAPDLIADPRIREAYLGL; translated from the coding sequence ATGCTGACGGTTGAGGGGCTGCGCTCGCGCTACGGGCGCATCGAGGTGCTGCACGGGCTCGACCTCGAGGTCAGCTCGGGCGAGATCGTGACCGTGGTGGGTGCCAACGGCGCCGGCAAGACCACGCTGCTGAAGTGCCTCTCGGGCACCCAGCCGGTGAGCGACGGGAGCATCGTCTTCCGCGGCGAGAGTTTCGCCTCGGTGCCCGCCCACAAGCGGCTGAAGCGGGGGCTGGCGCAATCGCCCGAGGGGCGGCAGATCTTCACCAATCTCACGGTCGAGGAGAACCTGCGCCTTGGCGCCTTCCTCTTCACCGACGAGCGGGTGGACCGCGACATGGCCGACGCCTTTGCCATGTTCCCGATCCTCAAGGAAAAGCGCAATCTCGCGGCGGGCGGACTCTCGGGCGGGCAGCAGCAGATGCTGGCCATCGCCCGCGCACTGATGGGCCGGCCGCATTGCCTGCTGCTCGACGAGCCCTCGATGGGTCTGGCGCCGCTTCTGGTGGCGCAGATCTTCGAGGTGGTCAAATCGCTCAAGGAGCGCGACGTGACGGTGCTGCTGGTCGAGCAGAATGCCTATGGTGCGCTCAAGATCGCCGACCGCGGCTACGTGATGGAAACCGGGCGGATCACCATGACCGGTGCCGCGCCCGATCTCATCGCCGATCCGCGCATCCGTGAAGCCTATCTGGGACTCTGA
- a CDS encoding SDR family NAD(P)-dependent oxidoreductase: protein MQLPATPSFSLRGKRALVTGATSGIGLGAATALARAGAHVICVARRAGPLAELVEAMVREGLSCEALPLDITDVDTTRETLGTIDAVEIVVNSAGMARHGPALDTTPEDFDAVMYINLRAAYFLSTAAARRMIDSGTRGSIVHVSSQMGHVGGIDRGVYCASKHALEGMVKSMAIEWGPHGVRINTLCPTFIRTPLGEQTLADPSRRAWIEDKIKLGRVGEVEDIMGAVVYLCSEASSLVTGTSLLVDGGWTAD, encoded by the coding sequence ATGCAGCTGCCGGCGACACCAAGTTTCTCACTCCGGGGCAAGCGCGCGCTGGTGACCGGCGCAACCTCCGGGATCGGTCTTGGCGCGGCCACGGCACTCGCTAGGGCGGGGGCCCATGTGATCTGCGTCGCGCGCCGGGCCGGACCGCTGGCGGAATTGGTCGAGGCAATGGTGCGCGAGGGCCTGTCCTGCGAGGCGCTCCCCCTTGATATCACCGACGTCGACACAACGCGCGAGACGCTGGGTACGATCGATGCCGTCGAGATCGTGGTGAACTCGGCCGGGATGGCGCGGCATGGTCCGGCGCTCGACACGACGCCCGAGGACTTCGATGCGGTGATGTATATCAATCTGCGGGCCGCCTACTTCCTGTCGACCGCCGCGGCACGCCGGATGATCGACAGCGGCACACGCGGGTCGATCGTGCACGTCAGCAGCCAGATGGGCCACGTCGGGGGCATCGACCGCGGCGTCTACTGCGCTTCAAAGCACGCTCTGGAGGGCATGGTGAAGTCCATGGCCATCGAGTGGGGCCCGCATGGCGTGCGGATAAACACACTCTGCCCGACGTTCATCCGGACGCCTCTCGGCGAGCAGACGCTGGCGGACCCCTCGCGCCGCGCCTGGATCGAAGACAAGATCAAGCTTGGACGCGTCGGCGAGGTCGAGGACATCATGGGGGCGGTGGTCTACCTGTGCTCGGAGGCATCGTCGCTGGTGACGGGAACCTCTCTGCTGGTGGATGGCGGCTGGACGGCGGACTGA
- a CDS encoding LacI family DNA-binding transcriptional regulator yields the protein MTKITAKDVATEAGVSVSAVSRAYRGNAPISEDKRKAIFAVAARLGYVSKVDQVRATQATDTIAMVVSEMQNPFYPIAVDEMTRLLPERGLKAIVHVVPSAEDVDTAIRQVLDFRTEGVILANSTLTSGLARACRQNGIPAVLLNRVQTDSRMMAVCCDNYGGAQQIAERFLTGGRQRIAFMGGRRDTSTHLERMRGFRDRLEDAGRVFAQQLDGEFDYRRAYAAAQEMLARRPLPDAVFCANDIMAIAVLDAARIAGASVPDDLAVVGFDDIPMAAWESYRLTTVRQPLRRMLDQAVDIILASDGSEEIGDIRILPGELQVRESG from the coding sequence ATGACAAAGATCACAGCAAAAGACGTCGCGACGGAAGCCGGCGTTTCCGTGTCCGCGGTGTCGCGGGCATATCGGGGCAATGCCCCGATATCTGAGGACAAGCGCAAGGCAATCTTCGCGGTCGCCGCGCGACTGGGCTACGTCAGCAAGGTCGACCAGGTGCGCGCGACACAGGCGACCGACACGATCGCCATGGTGGTGAGCGAGATGCAAAATCCGTTCTACCCGATTGCCGTGGACGAGATGACGCGGCTCTTGCCGGAACGCGGGCTGAAAGCGATCGTGCATGTGGTCCCCTCGGCCGAGGATGTAGACACCGCCATTCGGCAGGTTCTCGACTTTCGGACCGAGGGCGTCATCCTGGCCAATTCGACCCTGACGTCTGGGCTCGCGCGGGCCTGCCGGCAAAATGGCATTCCAGCGGTGCTGCTGAATCGCGTTCAAACGGACAGTCGGATGATGGCGGTCTGCTGCGACAATTACGGCGGCGCGCAGCAGATCGCGGAGCGTTTCCTGACGGGGGGCCGTCAGCGCATCGCCTTCATGGGAGGGCGGCGGGACACATCCACGCATCTCGAACGAATGCGCGGTTTCCGCGACCGGCTGGAGGATGCAGGTCGCGTCTTCGCGCAGCAGTTGGACGGGGAGTTCGACTACCGTCGCGCCTATGCCGCGGCGCAGGAAATGCTGGCACGGCGACCGCTGCCAGATGCCGTCTTCTGTGCAAATGACATCATGGCCATCGCGGTGCTCGACGCTGCACGGATCGCCGGCGCTTCGGTCCCCGACGACCTGGCGGTGGTGGGGTTCGACGATATCCCGATGGCCGCATGGGAATCCTACCGTCTGACCACGGTGCGTCAACCGCTGCGCAGGATGCTCGACCAGGCCGTGGACATCATTCTCGCCTCCGATGGGTCCGAAGAGATTGGTGACATCCGAATCCTGCCCGGCGAGTTGCAGGTGCGCGAAAGCGGGTAG
- a CDS encoding TAXI family TRAP transporter solute-binding subunit, with the protein MKFRCLAATAILSLSALTTTAPAWAETRLAFGATNSQSAHYAYFASLSQIVNASFPDTYLASVVETGATVDNLKRMARSQLDIGLITTSTLYQAYNGVKSFEGRPVESKLLWAYSLAPQNVVVRRDSGITELAGLDGQKFGPGMRGSSTEATSQEVFDLLGITPDWVRGTNGEQANAIKDDRSEGFVKSAVGTSFDALTTDIAAFTPLQVLGIDDTQEAQIRESLPELSIVEMPGGKMENSGPYTAWGFMIGVSARPDMDEQTAYGITKAVMENMDEQAAAFPAVKGLNLPELTLQYATSPLHPGAIRYYEEIGLTVPERLK; encoded by the coding sequence ATGAAATTCCGTTGCCTGGCGGCGACGGCGATCCTTTCGCTGTCCGCCCTCACCACCACGGCGCCTGCCTGGGCCGAAACCCGTCTTGCCTTCGGGGCAACCAATTCGCAAAGCGCGCATTACGCCTATTTCGCCTCGTTGTCGCAGATCGTGAACGCCAGCTTCCCTGACACCTACCTGGCCTCGGTGGTCGAGACAGGTGCGACGGTCGACAACCTCAAGCGGATGGCCCGCTCGCAGCTCGACATCGGCTTGATCACCACCTCGACGCTCTACCAGGCCTACAACGGTGTGAAGTCCTTTGAGGGGCGGCCGGTCGAGTCGAAACTGCTCTGGGCCTATTCTCTGGCGCCGCAGAATGTCGTGGTCCGCCGCGATTCCGGCATCACCGAGCTTGCCGGGCTCGACGGGCAGAAGTTCGGCCCGGGCATGCGCGGTTCCTCGACCGAGGCGACCTCGCAGGAGGTGTTCGACCTCTTGGGGATCACCCCGGATTGGGTTCGCGGCACCAATGGCGAACAGGCCAATGCCATCAAGGATGACCGTTCGGAGGGCTTCGTGAAAAGCGCAGTGGGCACCAGCTTCGACGCGCTAACAACCGATATCGCTGCCTTCACCCCGCTGCAGGTCCTGGGGATCGACGACACACAAGAAGCCCAGATCCGCGAGTCGCTGCCGGAACTCTCGATCGTCGAGATGCCGGGCGGCAAGATGGAAAACTCCGGGCCCTACACGGCCTGGGGGTTCATGATCGGCGTCTCCGCTCGGCCCGACATGGACGAGCAAACCGCCTATGGCATCACCAAGGCGGTGATGGAGAACATGGACGAGCAGGCCGCGGCATTCCCGGCGGTCAAGGGGCTGAACCTGCCGGAGCTGACGCTCCAATACGCGACCAGCCCGCTGCACCCCGGCGCGATCCGCTACTACGAGGAAATCGGCCTGACCGTGCCCGAGCGCCTGAAGTAA